In Hyphomicrobiales bacterium, one genomic interval encodes:
- a CDS encoding DUF4189 domain-containing protein has translation MQLGLSCEYTAMRVRRVHLLRRAGECISTILLLATLSLTAPVAHADDAALLAAHNAHRARHCVPPLSWSNQLAAEARQWAAACTFQHSPQAFQGTNGFGENLFWGTGQTDRSAVDWWYNEIARYNFDAPRFSNDIAHFTQLVWRASTQLGCGVANCGGRTYWVCRYSPPGNWNVNNPGVLAANVPRQCTGQPGGGASPGGGAAPAPQGGGATPGGRGQWSAFATNYRGYWGYGVHQADQGTASQLALNGCGGSARNCKVFWTTTDRCVAYAESRSGGFWLAAGGGTSADGARANALRFCQSGTAPAGTCAVKLVNCR, from the coding sequence ATGCAACTTGGGCTCTCGTGCGAGTATACCGCCATGCGTGTCCGCCGCGTCCACCTGCTCCGTCGAGCTGGAGAGTGCATTTCGACCATCCTGCTGCTCGCAACTTTATCCCTCACCGCACCGGTGGCACACGCGGACGACGCCGCGTTGCTCGCCGCCCACAACGCCCATCGCGCGCGCCACTGCGTGCCGCCACTGTCCTGGTCCAACCAGCTCGCCGCCGAGGCACGCCAATGGGCGGCGGCTTGCACGTTCCAGCATTCGCCGCAGGCCTTCCAGGGCACCAACGGCTTCGGCGAGAACCTCTTTTGGGGAACCGGGCAAACCGACCGCAGCGCCGTCGACTGGTGGTACAATGAGATCGCGCGCTACAATTTCGACGCCCCCCGCTTTTCGAACGATATCGCGCACTTCACCCAGCTCGTTTGGCGCGCGAGCACGCAGCTCGGCTGCGGTGTCGCCAACTGTGGCGGGCGCACCTACTGGGTCTGCCGCTATTCACCCCCCGGCAACTGGAACGTGAACAACCCCGGCGTTCTTGCCGCGAACGTGCCCCGCCAATGCACGGGCCAGCCGGGCGGAGGCGCGAGTCCGGGCGGCGGCGCGGCTCCCGCTCCCCAGGGGGGCGGCGCAACTCCAGGTGGTCGCGGCCAGTGGTCCGCATTCGCAACGAACTACCGGGGTTACTGGGGCTATGGCGTGCACCAGGCCGATCAGGGTACGGCTTCGCAGCTGGCGCTGAACGGCTGCGGCGGATCGGCGCGCAACTGCAAGGTCTTCTGGACGACGACCGACCGTTGCGTCGCCTATGCCGAAAGCCGTTCCGGAGGCTTCTGGCTGGCGGCCGGTGGTGGCACGAGCGCCGACGGCGCCCGCGCCAACGCGCTGCGCTTTTGTCAGAGCGGCACCGCACCAGCTGGCACGTGCGCGGTCAAGCTGGTCAACTGCCGCTGA
- a CDS encoding isoleucine--tRNA ligase — translation MAKTSDAKGAGEATGAGKTAGKPAGAGRDAGRDGEADWSATLYLPETDFPMRAGLPQMEPRLLERWQRTGLYARLREQAKGRTRFTLHDGPPYANGNIHIGHALNKILKDFVVRSQQMLGFDSNYVPGWDCHGLPIEWKIEEEYMAKGKAKPNLGDPAAMQAFRAECRAFAEHWMAVQSEEFQRLGVEGDWKNPYTTMTFPAEAQIARELMKFAETGQLYRGSKPVMWSVVEKTALAEAEVEYQDYQSDMVWVKFPVVSASASPEPGVSPASDDSASAVELLDSSIVIWTTTPWTIPGNRAISYNPRIEYGLYKVTEAPEGNWAKVGEKYILADKLAADVFKSAKATKFERLKSVGRRNFFMMNCAHPLRGAGLGGYQFDIPLLDGEHVTDDAGTGFVHTAPGHGREDFDIWMRADVQRSLRARGIDTTIPYTVDADGAFTNDAPGFTGERVITEKGEKGKANEAVIKALAEVGMMVARGRLKHQYPHSWRSKKPVIFRNTPQWFIHMDKPIEALGGRSLREVSLEAIRATEWVPAAGENRITGMIEAKPDWVISRQRAWGVPITVFVAKGTNEVLVDPKVNRRIYDAMHAEGADAWFTDPDGARFLAPDYDPADFEKVNDVLDVWFDSGSTHTYVLEDKEHFPGLYGFKRRVDGGNDIVMYLEGSDQHRGWFHSSLIESCGTRGHAPYDVVLTHGFVLDEAGNKMSKASRNGVSPQDAIKGSGADILRLWVAGADYANDVTLSTDIMRSFADLYRKIRNTLRWMLGTLAHYPLAPSDAHSASGAVAPSDARSASGAVALEDMPELERLMLHRLAELDGVVRQAYRRYDYARVVATLSQFMNTELSAFYFDVRKDALYCEPPASTKRLAALACVEELFRHVTVWLAPILVFTSEEAWLARSGEADERSVHLETFPEVPANWRDDVLAAKWAKVRRVRSVVNGALEVERREKRIGSSLEAAPIVHVTDGDLLAALEGVDMAEVCITSVLTVKTTKPPKGAFTLEDVAGVAVVARRAEGKRCERSWRFVPDVGQDPEFPTLSSRDAEAVRQRRALGLAGGA, via the coding sequence ATGGCCAAGACGAGCGACGCCAAGGGTGCGGGCGAGGCGACGGGCGCCGGCAAGACTGCCGGTAAGCCGGCTGGCGCCGGCAGGGATGCAGGCAGGGACGGCGAGGCGGACTGGAGCGCGACGCTCTATCTGCCCGAGACGGACTTTCCAATGCGCGCCGGCCTGCCGCAGATGGAGCCGAGGCTGCTCGAGCGCTGGCAGCGGACCGGCCTTTACGCCCGGCTGCGCGAGCAGGCCAAGGGGCGTACGCGCTTCACGCTGCACGACGGGCCGCCCTATGCCAACGGCAACATCCACATCGGGCATGCGCTGAACAAGATCCTCAAGGACTTCGTCGTGCGCAGCCAGCAGATGCTCGGTTTCGATTCCAACTACGTGCCCGGCTGGGACTGCCACGGTCTTCCGATCGAATGGAAGATCGAGGAGGAATACATGGCCAAGGGCAAGGCCAAACCGAACCTCGGCGATCCGGCGGCGATGCAGGCCTTCCGCGCGGAGTGCAGGGCCTTCGCCGAGCACTGGATGGCGGTGCAGTCGGAGGAATTCCAGCGGCTCGGCGTCGAGGGCGACTGGAAGAATCCCTATACGACCATGACGTTCCCGGCCGAGGCGCAGATCGCGCGCGAACTCATGAAGTTCGCCGAGACGGGCCAGCTCTATCGCGGCTCGAAGCCGGTGATGTGGAGCGTGGTGGAAAAGACCGCGCTCGCGGAAGCGGAGGTGGAGTACCAGGACTACCAGTCCGACATGGTCTGGGTGAAGTTTCCGGTGGTGAGCGCCAGCGCGAGTCCTGAACCTGGCGTCAGCCCTGCAAGTGATGACTCGGCCAGTGCGGTGGAGTTGCTTGATTCGTCAATCGTTATCTGGACGACGACGCCATGGACCATCCCCGGCAACCGGGCTATCTCATACAATCCGCGCATCGAATACGGCCTCTATAAGGTGACGGAGGCGCCGGAGGGCAACTGGGCGAAGGTCGGCGAGAAATACATCCTCGCCGACAAGCTCGCGGCTGACGTCTTTAAATCTGCCAAGGCGACGAAATTCGAGCGCCTGAAATCCGTCGGCAGACGGAATTTCTTCATGATGAATTGCGCCCATCCGCTGCGCGGCGCGGGGCTCGGGGGATATCAATTCGACATTCCCCTCCTCGATGGCGAGCACGTGACGGACGACGCCGGCACGGGCTTCGTGCACACCGCTCCCGGGCACGGGCGCGAGGACTTCGACATCTGGATGCGCGCCGACGTGCAGCGCAGCCTTCGCGCGCGCGGCATCGACACGACGATCCCCTATACGGTCGATGCCGACGGCGCCTTCACGAATGACGCGCCGGGCTTCACCGGCGAACGCGTCATCACCGAAAAAGGAGAAAAAGGCAAGGCCAACGAGGCGGTCATCAAGGCGCTGGCGGAGGTCGGCATGATGGTCGCGCGCGGGCGCCTCAAGCACCAGTATCCGCATTCCTGGCGTTCGAAGAAGCCGGTCATCTTCCGCAACACGCCACAGTGGTTCATCCACATGGACAAGCCCATCGAGGCGCTCGGCGGGCGCAGCCTGCGCGAGGTGTCGCTCGAGGCGATCCGCGCGACCGAGTGGGTGCCGGCGGCGGGAGAAAACCGCATCACCGGCATGATCGAGGCCAAGCCCGACTGGGTCATTTCACGCCAGCGTGCCTGGGGCGTGCCAATCACCGTGTTCGTCGCCAAGGGCACCAACGAGGTCCTGGTCGATCCCAAGGTCAACCGGCGCATCTATGACGCCATGCACGCGGAGGGGGCGGACGCTTGGTTCACAGACCCCGACGGCGCGCGCTTCCTTGCCCCCGATTACGATCCCGCGGACTTCGAGAAGGTCAACGACGTTCTCGACGTCTGGTTCGATTCCGGATCGACCCACACCTACGTGCTGGAGGACAAGGAGCATTTCCCGGGTCTCTACGGCTTCAAACGGCGGGTCGATGGCGGCAACGACATCGTCATGTACCTCGAGGGCTCGGACCAGCACCGCGGCTGGTTCCATTCCTCCCTCATCGAGAGCTGCGGCACGCGCGGGCACGCGCCCTACGACGTCGTCCTGACGCACGGCTTCGTCCTCGATGAAGCCGGGAACAAAATGTCGAAGGCGTCGCGCAACGGCGTCTCGCCGCAGGATGCGATCAAGGGGTCCGGCGCCGATATCCTCCGCCTCTGGGTGGCTGGCGCGGACTATGCCAACGACGTCACCCTCTCGACCGACATCATGCGTTCGTTCGCCGATCTCTACCGCAAGATCCGCAACACGCTGCGCTGGATGCTGGGCACCCTCGCGCATTATCCTTTGGCGCCTTCGGATGCCCACTCCGCATCCGGCGCGGTGGCGCCTTCGGATGCCCGTTCCGCATCCGGCGCGGTGGCGCTGGAGGACATGCCGGAACTCGAACGGCTGATGCTGCACCGCCTCGCCGAACTCGACGGCGTCGTCAGGCAGGCCTATCGGCGCTACGACTATGCGAGGGTGGTCGCGACACTCTCGCAATTCATGAACACAGAGCTATCGGCGTTCTATTTCGACGTGCGCAAGGACGCGCTCTACTGCGAGCCGCCGGCGAGCACCAAGCGGCTCGCGGCGCTCGCCTGTGTCGAGGAGTTGTTCCGCCACGTGACCGTCTGGCTCGCGCCGATCCTCGTCTTCACCAGCGAGGAGGCTTGGCTCGCGCGGAGTGGGGAGGCCGACGAGCGTTCCGTCCATCTCGAAACTTTCCCCGAGGTACCGGCGAACTGGCGCGACGATGTGCTCGCGGCCAAGTGGGCCAAGGTGCGGCGCGTGCGCTCGGTCGTCAACGGTGCGCTCGAGGTCGAGCGGCGCGAGAAGCGGATCGGCTCAAGTCTCGAGGCGGCACCGATCGTGCACGTCACGGACGGCGACCTGCTGGCGGCGCTCGAGGGCGTCGACATGGCGGAGGTCTGCATCACGAGCGTGCTGACGGTGAAGACGACGAAGCCGCCGAAGGGAGCTTTCACGCTCGAGGACGTGGCGGGTGTCGCGGTCGTCGCGCGGCGGGCCGAGGGCAAGCGCTGCGAGCGCTCGTGGCGGTTCGTGCCGGACGTCGGTCAGGACCCGGAGTTCCCGACGCTCAGTTCGCGCGACGCCGAGGCCGTGCGCCAACGGCGGGCTCTCGGGCTGGCAGGCGGAGCATGA
- a CDS encoding signal peptidase II gives MPQRLVAGSRHGWLGIAIALTTALVDQANKWWMIEVYRIGDKGLVPATPFLDLVFVLNRGISYGLFQLEGPNGQLVLAGIAVAVSLVLGVWMWRADRRLLVVALGLVIGGAAGNAVDRILLGGVADFYSLHAFGWRWYVFNLADVAIVAGAGLLLYESFWASRKTAANQG, from the coding sequence ATGCCGCAACGGCTCGTCGCCGGCTCGCGTCACGGCTGGCTCGGGATCGCCATCGCGCTCACCACCGCGCTGGTCGACCAAGCCAACAAGTGGTGGATGATCGAGGTCTATCGGATCGGCGACAAGGGCCTCGTGCCGGCGACGCCCTTCCTCGACCTCGTTTTCGTGCTCAATCGCGGGATCAGCTACGGTCTCTTCCAGCTCGAGGGGCCGAACGGTCAACTCGTGCTCGCCGGCATCGCGGTCGCGGTCAGTCTCGTGCTCGGGGTCTGGATGTGGCGGGCCGATCGCCGGCTGCTGGTCGTCGCCCTCGGTCTCGTCATCGGCGGGGCGGCTGGCAACGCGGTTGACCGGATCCTGCTCGGCGGTGTCGCCGACTTCTACTCGCTGCATGCCTTTGGCTGGCGATGGTACGTGTTCAATCTCGCTGACGTCGCCATCGTTGCAGGCGCGGGCCTGCTCTTGTATGAGTCTTTCTGGGCGAGTCGGAAAACCGCCGCAAATCAGGGCTAG
- a CDS encoding insulinase family protein, which produces MPAVRTLLKGTLALAMTMLVSHSTLAAQSSQQRAQSARLDNGLEIVVIPDHRAPVVTHMVWYKVGAADEPRGKSGIAHFLEHLMFKGTDRIARGDFSKAVARLGGQDNAFTSQDVTAYFQRVAKTQLARMMEMEADRMANLRLLEEDVLTERDVILEERRSRVDNDPGSILNEELMATLYQAHPYGIPVIGWEHEIAQLTQQDAIDHYKRYYAPNNAILVVAGDVTLEEVVAMAKPTYGVIPANPATLREPRVAEPPHRAPRRLTLVDERAGQPMLQRLYLAPSYATAPKGDAEAIDVLMRVLGGSSTSRLYRKLITEQKIASSVGGWFTSTALDSGRIGLYGVPVDGVALETLEAAIDGVVADLIANGITEIELERTKKLFRAEYVYGNDSQSNLARRYGGGLAAGQTIEDIEAWPDRVAAVTVEDVQRVARTYFDIRKSATGYLTPKAIELGAPASPAATQPPASRS; this is translated from the coding sequence ATGCCAGCCGTCAGAACCCTCCTCAAAGGAACGCTCGCCCTCGCCATGACCATGCTCGTCTCGCATTCGACGCTCGCAGCCCAGTCATCGCAGCAGCGCGCCCAGTCCGCGCGCCTCGACAACGGCCTCGAGATCGTCGTCATCCCGGATCACCGGGCACCTGTCGTCACGCACATGGTCTGGTACAAGGTCGGGGCGGCGGACGAACCGCGCGGCAAGTCCGGCATCGCCCATTTCCTCGAGCACCTCATGTTCAAGGGCACCGACCGGATCGCGCGGGGAGACTTCTCCAAGGCGGTCGCGCGGCTCGGGGGGCAGGACAACGCTTTCACCTCGCAGGACGTCACGGCCTATTTCCAGCGGGTCGCCAAGACGCAGCTCGCCCGCATGATGGAAATGGAAGCGGATCGGATGGCCAACCTGCGCCTGCTGGAAGAGGACGTGCTGACCGAGCGCGACGTGATCCTCGAGGAGCGGCGTTCGCGGGTCGACAACGATCCTGGAAGCATCCTCAACGAGGAGCTTATGGCGACGCTCTATCAGGCCCACCCCTACGGTATTCCCGTGATCGGTTGGGAGCACGAGATCGCGCAGCTGACGCAACAAGACGCCATCGATCACTACAAGCGCTACTACGCGCCCAACAACGCCATCCTGGTGGTGGCGGGCGACGTGACGCTCGAGGAGGTCGTGGCGATGGCCAAGCCGACCTATGGCGTCATTCCGGCCAATCCGGCGACGCTGCGCGAACCTCGCGTCGCCGAGCCGCCGCATCGCGCGCCCCGGCGTCTGACGCTGGTCGACGAGAGGGCGGGGCAGCCCATGCTGCAGCGGCTCTATCTCGCGCCGAGCTATGCGACGGCGCCCAAGGGTGACGCGGAGGCCATCGACGTGCTGATGCGCGTGCTCGGCGGCTCGAGCACCAGCCGTCTCTACCGCAAGCTCATCACCGAGCAGAAGATCGCTTCGAGCGTCGGCGGCTGGTTCACCAGCACCGCCCTCGACAGTGGCCGTATCGGGCTCTACGGCGTGCCGGTCGACGGCGTCGCGCTCGAGACACTCGAGGCGGCGATCGATGGCGTCGTTGCCGACCTCATCGCGAACGGCATCACCGAGATCGAGCTCGAACGCACCAAGAAGCTGTTCCGGGCGGAGTACGTTTACGGCAACGACAGCCAGTCGAACCTGGCGCGTCGCTACGGAGGAGGTCTCGCCGCGGGCCAGACCATCGAGGACATCGAGGCTTGGCCGGACCGGGTGGCGGCCGTCACCGTCGAGGACGTCCAGCGTGTCGCGCGGACCTATTTCGACATTCGCAAATCGGCGACGGGCTACCTGACGCCGAAAGCGATCGAGCTGGGTGCACCTGCTTCGCCAGCGGCCACGCAGCCGCCGGCCTCGAGATCCTGA
- a CDS encoding insulinase family protein, which yields MRQPGAIGRAARLVAFALLAIATVSLQSSKAEAVNIQRVVSPLGIEAWLVEEHGLPLVAMQFAFRGGATQDPDGRPGVAHFLTTMLDEGAGDLDAKVFQERTEDLAMRLSFDTGRDQFTGSFQSLAEHLDEGADLLRLALTQPRFDADALERMRTRLLSDLAFDAKDPQSIAARLWFETAFGTHPYGRPVKGTPESVAAITRDDLEGFRRNTFARDGLKISIVGDITAEAAGRLIDSVFGALPAAGELRAIAEVLPAKGPSRTLHEMDNPQAVAQFGHAGIARKDPDYVAAFVLNYIIGGGGFSSRLTEQVREKRGLAYSVYSYIDPYERSHVFFGGVATKNEAIEESLTVIRQVLEEMLADGPGEEELANAKQYLIGSYALRFDTSSKIASQLLWIQIEELGIDYIDNRNGLIESVSMEDLRRVAKRLLRPDSLIVTIVGRPQGNGKAG from the coding sequence ATGCGTCAGCCAGGTGCCATCGGGCGCGCCGCGCGACTTGTCGCGTTCGCGTTGCTCGCTATCGCCACCGTCTCTCTGCAATCCTCGAAGGCCGAAGCCGTGAACATACAACGCGTGGTCAGTCCTCTCGGCATCGAAGCTTGGCTCGTCGAAGAGCACGGACTGCCGCTCGTTGCCATGCAGTTCGCTTTCCGTGGCGGCGCCACGCAGGACCCGGACGGGCGTCCGGGCGTTGCGCATTTCCTCACCACGATGCTGGACGAAGGTGCGGGAGACCTCGATGCCAAGGTATTCCAGGAGCGGACCGAAGACCTCGCCATGCGGCTCAGCTTCGATACCGGGCGCGACCAGTTCACGGGCAGCTTCCAGTCACTCGCCGAGCATCTCGACGAAGGAGCCGATCTCCTCCGGCTGGCGCTGACACAGCCGCGTTTCGATGCCGACGCGCTGGAGCGGATGCGCACGCGCCTGCTCTCCGACCTCGCGTTCGATGCCAAGGATCCCCAGAGCATCGCTGCGCGGCTCTGGTTCGAGACGGCCTTCGGCACGCATCCCTACGGCCGGCCCGTCAAGGGTACGCCCGAGAGCGTGGCGGCCATCACGCGCGACGATCTCGAGGGCTTTCGTCGCAACACCTTCGCGCGCGACGGCCTCAAGATCAGCATTGTCGGCGACATCACGGCGGAAGCGGCCGGACGATTGATCGATTCAGTGTTCGGTGCCTTGCCGGCTGCCGGCGAGCTGCGGGCGATCGCAGAGGTGCTACCGGCCAAGGGGCCGAGCCGCACTCTCCATGAAATGGACAACCCGCAGGCCGTCGCGCAGTTCGGGCATGCGGGTATCGCGCGCAAGGACCCCGACTACGTTGCCGCGTTCGTGCTCAATTACATCATCGGGGGCGGCGGATTTTCCTCTCGCCTCACCGAGCAGGTGCGCGAGAAGCGAGGCCTTGCCTACTCCGTCTATTCCTACATCGATCCCTACGAGCGTTCACATGTCTTCTTCGGTGGCGTCGCGACCAAGAACGAGGCGATCGAGGAATCGCTGACGGTGATCCGGCAGGTGCTCGAGGAGATGCTGGCGGATGGGCCGGGCGAGGAAGAGCTGGCGAACGCCAAGCAGTATCTCATCGGCTCCTATGCACTGCGCTTCGACACGAGTTCGAAAATCGCGAGCCAGTTGCTCTGGATCCAGATCGAGGAACTCGGCATCGATTACATCGACAACCGAAACGGGTTGATCGAGAGCGTGTCGATGGAGGATCTGCGCCGTGTCGCCAAACGCCTGCTGCGCCCGGACAGTCTCATCGTGACGATCGTCGGGCGGCCGCAGGGCAATGGCAAAGCCGGCTGA
- the mutL gene encoding DNA mismatch repair endonuclease MutL, which translates to MTIRQLSPETVNRIAAGEVIERPASVVKELVENAIDAGARSVDIVATGGGLSLIRVTDDGQGMSGEELFLAVERHATSKLADDDLTHIATLGFRGEALPSIGSVARLTLRSRRRGDAHGSEIRIVRGQKGAVRPAPHNPGTSVEVEDLFSATPARLKFMKGERAESAAIAETVKRLAMAHPEIAFTLATGERTGLRLAACGAGIDGLAQRLHRIMGQDFTGGAMTIAAAREGVLLAGLAGLPTLNRGTAQHQYLFVNGRPVRDRLLLGALKGAYGDTVPKGRHPMVALFIDIAAHEVDVNVHPTKAEVRFRDPGLVRGLLVGAIRDALAASGHFNSSIGGRETMKLIADRRRAAAGGAGIRVPGDWQAPLDGGGGAFGLGEARQTQLSAVLEPSADTRPHSQGDAGPGAVGAVGAANPVTPHAMEENNPLGAARAQVHENYIIAQTQDALVIVDQHAAHERIVYERLKAAMREGGLARQGLLTPEVVTVGDAEVAGRLADMADELRRLGLDIERFGPEAVIVRETPAMLGHVDAGRLVRDLADHLAQDDDARPLVERLENVAATMACHGSVRSGRRLTGAEMNSLLREMERTPNAGQCNHGRPTFVRLSLADIERLFARR; encoded by the coding sequence ATGACCATCCGCCAGCTGTCACCCGAGACCGTCAACCGCATCGCCGCGGGCGAGGTGATCGAGCGCCCGGCCAGCGTCGTCAAGGAACTGGTGGAGAACGCGATCGATGCCGGCGCGCGCAGCGTCGATATCGTGGCGACGGGCGGTGGCCTCTCGCTCATCCGCGTCACCGACGACGGGCAGGGCATGTCGGGCGAGGAGCTTTTCCTCGCCGTCGAGCGCCATGCGACCTCCAAGCTCGCCGACGACGACCTCACTCACATCGCGACGCTCGGCTTTCGCGGCGAGGCCCTGCCTTCGATCGGGTCGGTGGCGCGGCTGACGCTGCGCTCGCGGCGCCGGGGCGATGCGCACGGGAGCGAAATCCGCATCGTGCGAGGACAGAAAGGGGCGGTTCGCCCGGCACCGCACAATCCGGGCACCAGCGTGGAAGTGGAGGATCTTTTTTCCGCGACGCCGGCTCGTCTCAAGTTCATGAAGGGGGAGCGGGCCGAGAGCGCGGCGATCGCCGAGACCGTCAAGCGCCTTGCGATGGCGCATCCCGAAATCGCGTTCACGCTGGCGACTGGCGAACGCACGGGGCTGCGTCTGGCGGCCTGCGGCGCGGGCATCGACGGACTCGCGCAGCGACTTCACCGTATCATGGGGCAGGATTTCACGGGCGGGGCCATGACCATTGCCGCGGCGCGCGAGGGGGTGCTCCTTGCCGGGCTCGCGGGTCTGCCGACACTCAACCGTGGAACGGCGCAGCACCAGTACCTCTTCGTCAATGGCCGGCCGGTGCGCGACCGGCTTCTGCTCGGCGCGCTCAAGGGCGCCTATGGCGACACCGTGCCGAAGGGCCGTCATCCGATGGTGGCGCTTTTCATCGACATCGCCGCGCACGAGGTCGACGTCAACGTTCATCCGACCAAGGCGGAAGTGCGGTTCCGCGATCCGGGGCTGGTGCGCGGGCTGCTGGTCGGGGCGATCCGGGATGCGCTGGCCGCGAGCGGGCATTTCAATTCCTCGATCGGCGGGCGCGAGACGATGAAACTCATTGCCGACCGGCGACGCGCGGCCGCAGGAGGAGCCGGCATCCGTGTTCCCGGGGACTGGCAGGCTCCGCTCGATGGCGGTGGGGGCGCGTTCGGCCTCGGCGAGGCGCGCCAGACGCAGCTCTCGGCAGTGCTCGAGCCCTCCGCCGACACGCGACCGCACTCCCAGGGAGACGCCGGCCCGGGTGCTGTCGGAGCAGTCGGTGCGGCCAATCCGGTGACACCGCATGCCATGGAGGAAAATAATCCTCTTGGGGCGGCGCGCGCGCAGGTGCATGAAAACTACATCATCGCGCAGACGCAGGACGCCCTCGTCATCGTCGATCAGCATGCCGCGCACGAGCGCATCGTCTATGAACGCCTCAAGGCCGCGATGCGCGAAGGGGGGCTCGCGCGACAGGGCTTGCTGACGCCCGAGGTGGTGACGGTCGGCGATGCGGAGGTGGCCGGGCGGCTGGCGGACATGGCCGACGAATTGCGCCGGCTCGGCCTCGATATCGAGCGGTTCGGACCGGAAGCCGTCATCGTGCGCGAGACGCCGGCCATGCTGGGTCACGTCGATGCGGGGCGGCTGGTGCGCGACCTCGCCGATCATCTCGCGCAGGACGATGACGCCCGGCCGCTGGTCGAGCGTCTCGAGAACGTGGCGGCGACGATGGCGTGCCATGGCAGCGTCAGATCCGGTCGGCGCCTGACGGGAGCGGAAATGAATTCACTCCTGCGCGAGATGGAGCGCACGCCGAACGCAGGGCAATGCAACCATGGCCGGCCGACGTTCGTGCGTCTCAGCCTCGCCGACATCGAGCGGTTGTTCGCCCGGCGCTGA
- the rsmD gene encoding 16S rRNA (guanine(966)-N(2))-methyltransferase RsmD, whose protein sequence is MRIVAGRYRGRELKSPSDSAVRPTGDRIREALFNILLNGRDPVSIEGARVLDLFAGTGALGLEALSRGAVFCLFVEENSDARALVRENVERLAATGIAKIFRRDATTMGDPGSMRAFDLVFLDPPYRKGLGEKALASALAGGWLTTGARIVWEEAADAEVAIPDGFEVIDERTWGETTVRFLSLRTAGPAGDPPRG, encoded by the coding sequence ATGAGGATCGTCGCCGGCAGATACCGGGGTCGGGAGTTGAAATCCCCATCCGACAGCGCCGTGCGCCCGACCGGCGATCGCATCCGCGAGGCGCTTTTCAATATTCTCCTGAACGGCCGCGATCCGGTGTCCATCGAAGGTGCACGGGTGCTCGATCTCTTTGCCGGCACGGGCGCACTCGGTCTCGAGGCCCTGTCGCGCGGCGCCGTCTTCTGCCTCTTCGTCGAGGAGAATTCCGATGCCAGGGCCCTCGTGCGCGAGAATGTCGAGCGCCTGGCGGCAACCGGCATCGCCAAGATTTTCCGCCGCGATGCGACCACCATGGGCGATCCCGGAAGCATGCGCGCCTTCGATCTGGTGTTTCTCGACCCACCCTATCGCAAGGGGCTCGGCGAGAAGGCGCTCGCGAGCGCGCTCGCCGGCGGCTGGCTCACGACGGGCGCCAGGATCGTCTGGGAGGAGGCCGCCGATGCCGAGGTCGCGATCCCGGACGGCTTCGAAGTGATCGATGAACGGACTTGGGGAGAGACGACGGTGCGGTTCCTTTCCCTCCGCACCGCCGGCCCGGCCGGGGACCCGCCGCGCGGTTGA